Proteins encoded by one window of Mustelus asterias chromosome 9, sMusAst1.hap1.1, whole genome shotgun sequence:
- the LOC144498685 gene encoding synaptophysin-like protein 2 isoform X2, which produces MAGLQLDLGPLKEPIGFIKILEWDFVVTVIFAFLWLVSSSAWGKGLTDLKYSTYPENIITNVKVCGGLAECSSAGVSGMGSLNVSVVFGFLNLILWCGNAWFVYKETSWHAPPEPPKQDPGNVAAPPPQNP; this is translated from the exons ATGGCCGGGTTGCAGCTGGACTTGGGGCCGCTGAAGGAGCCCATCGGCTTCATCAAAATCTTGGAGTGG GACTTTGTCGTGACAGTTATTTTTGCCTTCTTGTGGTTGGTCTCCTCTTCAGCATGGGGGAAAGGCCTAACTGACCTCAAGTACTCTACGTATCCAGAGAACATCATAACAAATGTTAAAGTTTGCGGCGGATTGGCTGAATGTTCATCGGCAGGCGTGTCTGGCATGGGAAGCTTGAATGTTTCTGTG GTGTTTGGTTTCCTCAACCTGATCCTATGGTGTGGGAATGCATGGTTCGTGTACAAGGAAACCAGCTGGCACGCACCGCCGGAACCCCCTAAGCAGGACCCAGGGAATGTGGCAgcacctccacctcaaaatccatAG
- the LOC144498685 gene encoding synaptophysin-like protein 1 isoform X1, producing the protein MAGLQLDLGPLKEPIGFIKILEWIFAIFGFATCGGFSGKTALKVKCKNANDTHLLNAAFQYPFRLNSIVVVPKSICNQSEDTFLVGDFSSSAEFFVAIAVLAFLYCMAALVLYVGYFHIYRDGNRGPMIDFVVTVIFAFLWLVSSSAWGKGLTDLKYSTYPENIITNVKVCGGLAECSSAGVSGMGSLNVSVVFGFLNLILWCGNAWFVYKETSWHAPPEPPKQDPGNVAAPPPQNP; encoded by the exons ATGGCCGGGTTGCAGCTGGACTTGGGGCCGCTGAAGGAGCCCATCGGCTTCATCAAAATCTTGGAGTGG atATTTGCAATTTTTGGATTTGCAACATGTGGCGGATTCAGTGGCAAAACCGCCTTGAAAGTGAAATGCAAGAATGCTAATGACACTCATCTACTTAATGCCGCCTTTCAGTATCCATTCAG GTTGAACTCTATTGTGGTTGTCCCCAAGAGTATCTGCAATCAATCCGAAGATACCTTCCTTGTGGGAGATTTTTCATCCTCTGCTGAGTTTTTTGTTGCAATCGCAGTGTTAGCCTTTCTCTACTGCATGGCTGCCCTTGTTCTGTACGTTGGTTATTTCCATATCTACCGTGATGGCAACCGTGGGCCGATGATT GACTTTGTCGTGACAGTTATTTTTGCCTTCTTGTGGTTGGTCTCCTCTTCAGCATGGGGGAAAGGCCTAACTGACCTCAAGTACTCTACGTATCCAGAGAACATCATAACAAATGTTAAAGTTTGCGGCGGATTGGCTGAATGTTCATCGGCAGGCGTGTCTGGCATGGGAAGCTTGAATGTTTCTGTG GTGTTTGGTTTCCTCAACCTGATCCTATGGTGTGGGAATGCATGGTTCGTGTACAAGGAAACCAGCTGGCACGCACCGCCGGAACCCCCTAAGCAGGACCCAGGGAATGTGGCAgcacctccacctcaaaatccatAG